One Gloeothece verrucosa PCC 7822 DNA window includes the following coding sequences:
- a CDS encoding calcium-binding protein has protein sequence MVITLTASTLSSGISINAPTHSTTLAEYLQTIPKVAVSLPTTATGTLLTAMGRYTANDSVWRIRNGIGLSKLSAYGGGFTAQYDSLPTATDTFVLSPIFKTHVLETAGGTLVKAAGTQIFNNSSPLNDTDQYTINGSNGNDTLSGANAADTIEGKGGNDTLTGGSGSDHFVFSHQGVDVITDFSASDNDVFAIKSANYDAVAAPNTPLTTGEALNAQANSYIMIDTSEKIASVSSGNSRLAYNTSNNTLLYDNDGNWSNGGAMVMANVTLTGNLSANNFSFI, from the coding sequence ATGGTTATTACACTAACAGCATCAACTTTATCTAGCGGAATATCAATTAATGCCCCAACCCATTCCACCACTCTTGCTGAATATCTTCAAACAATACCCAAAGTGGCAGTTTCTCTTCCCACTACAGCCACAGGTACACTTTTAACGGCAATGGGGCGATACACCGCTAATGACTCGGTTTGGAGGATACGTAATGGAATAGGATTATCTAAATTAAGTGCTTATGGCGGTGGTTTTACTGCTCAATATGACTCCCTTCCTACAGCAACCGATACTTTCGTTTTATCTCCAATTTTCAAAACCCATGTTCTTGAAACGGCTGGTGGAACTCTTGTTAAAGCGGCAGGAACTCAAATTTTTAATAATAGTTCTCCTCTGAATGATACCGATCAATACACCATCAATGGGTCTAATGGCAATGATACTTTAAGCGGCGCTAATGCTGCTGATACTATCGAGGGAAAAGGAGGAAATGATACCTTAACCGGGGGAAGCGGCAGTGATCACTTTGTCTTTAGCCATCAAGGAGTAGATGTCATAACAGATTTTTCTGCCTCAGATAATGATGTATTTGCGATAAAATCTGCTAACTATGATGCTGTTGCCGCTCCTAATACTCCTTTAACAACCGGAGAGGCTTTAAATGCACAAGCTAATAGCTACATCATGATTGACACTTCAGAAAAAATTGCTTCAGTATCATCAGGTAATTCTCGGTTGGCTTATAACACCAGTAACAACACATTGCTTTATGACAATGATGGTAACTGGTCAAATGGCGGTGC